In Candidatus Latescibacterota bacterium, the following proteins share a genomic window:
- a CDS encoding YggN family protein codes for MKTSNVTKVLLVLVLSLALSGSASAGKLFSKGFDCDLFHGDDISIDFDDDVIIIECDDEDGIIEITDDYELFIDGDRIELDRDEKKLVKTYYNCFEEILEMAEDLGIEGARLGVKGAKLGLQAVINVIKLINEDYDSDDLEREMEREAEKLEKEAEKLEEMAEELEDIADDFERTHRKMRKNIDELDELGWF; via the coding sequence ATGAAGACATCGAACGTTACGAAAGTCCTGCTGGTTCTTGTCCTTTCCCTTGCTCTTTCCGGAAGTGCGAGTGCTGGAAAGCTCTTTTCGAAAGGGTTCGACTGCGATCTGTTCCACGGTGACGACATTTCTATCGATTTTGATGACGATGTTATTATCATCGAATGCGACGATGAGGATGGTATTATCGAGATAACAGATGATTATGAACTTTTCATCGATGGAGACAGGATCGAACTGGACAGAGACGAGAAGAAACTCGTAAAAACATACTACAATTGTTTCGAGGAGATATTGGAAATGGCCGAGGACCTGGGGATCGAAGGAGCCAGGCTTGGTGTCAAGGGAGCAAAACTCGGATTGCAAGCCGTTATAAATGTCATTAAACTGATCAATGAGGACTATGACAGCGATGACCTCGAGAGGGAAATGGAGAGGGAAGCCGAAAAGCTCGAGAAGGAAGCCGAAAAGCTCGAAGAGATGGCTGAAGAACTCGAAGATATCGCTGATGATTTCGAGAGGACTCACAGAAAGATGAGAAAGAATATAGACGAACTGGACGAACTCGGCTGGTTCTAG
- a CDS encoding serine acetyltransferase: MKKDIVIYGAGGLSREVAFLIDEINRSETGDCFELLGHIVDEEGQVGKIVGRSSIIGGPEWFDERDRPVSVAIAIGTPRVLDRISSRLAGNDSVEFPNLIHPGTIMDRGAVSFGSGNLITAGNILTTDIRIGSFNLFNLNCTYGHDTIVGDCCVMNPGCNISGNVALNGRNLIGTGATILQGITVGKDAIVGAGAVVTKDVATGATVVGVPARER; encoded by the coding sequence TTGAAGAAGGACATTGTCATTTACGGAGCGGGTGGATTGAGCCGGGAAGTGGCCTTTCTGATAGATGAGATAAACAGGTCGGAAACCGGAGACTGTTTCGAACTTCTCGGGCATATTGTCGATGAAGAAGGCCAGGTTGGGAAGATTGTCGGAAGGAGTTCGATAATCGGAGGACCTGAATGGTTCGATGAAAGAGACAGGCCGGTCTCTGTGGCAATAGCGATCGGAACACCCCGCGTCCTGGACAGGATAAGTTCGCGTCTTGCCGGAAACGACAGTGTCGAGTTTCCGAATCTTATTCATCCCGGAACAATTATGGACAGGGGGGCGGTATCGTTTGGCAGCGGCAATCTGATAACTGCCGGTAATATTCTTACGACAGATATCAGAATAGGGTCCTTCAATCTTTTCAATCTCAATTGTACTTATGGGCACGATACGATCGTTGGCGATTGCTGTGTAATGAATCCGGGATGCAATATATCCGGGAACGTGGCCCTGAACGGCAGGAATCTGATCGGGACCGGGGCAACCATCCTCCAGGGTATCACTGTGGGAAAAGACGCGATCGTAGGTGCCGGAGCTGTTGTGACGAAGGATGTCGCCACAGGGGCTACCGTAGTCGGTGTACCTGCACGCGAAAGATGA